The following are encoded together in the Bacillus sp. V2I10 genome:
- a CDS encoding catalase produces MDKHSKNSKDEQLEAYRVDDTGKKLTTNQGLRVSDDEHSLKAGVRGPTLMEDFHFREKMTHFDHERIPERIVHAMGYGAHGYFQVYEPMKEFTKAKFLQDPSVKTPVFVRFSTVAGSRGSGDTVRDVRGFATKFYTEEGNYDLVGNNIPVFFIQDAIKFPDLVHALKPEPHNEMPQASTAHDTFWDFIANNQESAHMIMWAMSDRAIPRSYRMMEGFGVHTFRFVNEEGKGRFVKFHWKPKLGVHSLVWDEAQKLAGKDPDFHRRDLYEAIENGDYPEYELGVQMIEEEDEFNFDFDILDPTKLWPEEIIPVKLIGKMKLDRNQDNVFAETEQVAFHPGSVVPGIDFSNDPLLQGRLFSYTDTQLSRLGGPNFHELPINRPVCPFHNNQRDGMHRMAINRGQTAYHKNSLAQNDPHPAAEEEGGYVHYQEKVEGSKIRQRSESFKDHFSQAKLFWNSMTEIEKQHMTAAFRFELGKVKSKDVQQQVVDMISAIDRRLAEEVAAGIGAAVNKDTSESGVTNSSPALSQEKTIKVPDTRKVAVLVEDGYNASQLNPFLSALEAAGMTPEVVSHTLSPLKSDDGHELEVDHTFLTSDSVLFDSIYVAGGAKSRDLLLQKKEAIAFLKEGFSHFKAIGAAYEAAEILEAAGIGNGSGVVVAEDAEKAATFSDAFIAAAAEHRHWDREV; encoded by the coding sequence TTGGACAAGCATTCTAAAAATAGCAAGGACGAACAGTTAGAAGCCTACCGGGTGGATGATACGGGGAAAAAGCTGACAACGAATCAGGGGCTGCGTGTTTCAGATGATGAGCATTCTTTGAAAGCGGGTGTCAGGGGCCCAACATTAATGGAAGATTTTCATTTCAGGGAAAAGATGACTCATTTCGATCATGAGCGCATTCCTGAACGAATTGTGCATGCTATGGGCTACGGGGCTCATGGTTATTTTCAGGTTTACGAGCCGATGAAAGAGTTCACAAAAGCTAAATTTCTTCAGGATCCATCTGTTAAAACCCCTGTATTTGTCCGTTTTTCAACGGTGGCGGGCTCCAGGGGTTCAGGTGATACAGTAAGGGATGTAAGGGGATTTGCAACGAAGTTTTATACGGAAGAAGGAAATTATGATCTAGTCGGAAATAACATTCCGGTTTTCTTCATTCAGGATGCGATTAAGTTTCCGGATTTGGTACACGCATTAAAACCTGAACCGCATAATGAAATGCCTCAGGCGTCTACTGCTCACGATACGTTCTGGGATTTCATTGCTAACAATCAGGAATCAGCACATATGATTATGTGGGCAATGTCAGACAGGGCAATCCCGCGAAGCTACCGGATGATGGAGGGATTTGGCGTACATACATTCAGATTTGTAAATGAGGAAGGAAAGGGACGTTTTGTTAAATTCCACTGGAAGCCGAAGCTTGGTGTTCATTCTCTTGTCTGGGATGAAGCTCAAAAGCTTGCAGGAAAAGACCCTGATTTTCATAGACGGGATCTCTATGAAGCTATCGAAAATGGTGACTATCCTGAGTACGAGCTTGGTGTTCAAATGATAGAAGAAGAGGATGAATTTAACTTCGACTTTGACATTCTCGATCCGACAAAACTATGGCCGGAGGAAATCATTCCGGTAAAATTGATTGGAAAAATGAAACTGGACCGCAATCAGGATAACGTGTTTGCCGAAACAGAGCAGGTTGCCTTCCATCCGGGCAGTGTAGTGCCGGGCATTGATTTTTCAAATGATCCTTTGCTTCAGGGGCGTTTATTTTCATATACAGATACACAGCTCTCAAGACTTGGAGGTCCAAACTTCCATGAGCTTCCGATTAATCGTCCCGTCTGTCCGTTCCATAACAACCAAAGAGACGGCATGCACCGTATGGCGATCAATCGCGGTCAGACAGCTTATCACAAAAATTCGCTTGCTCAAAATGACCCTCATCCCGCTGCAGAGGAAGAAGGCGGCTATGTCCATTATCAGGAAAAGGTAGAGGGAAGTAAAATCCGTCAGCGCAGTGAAAGCTTTAAGGATCATTTTTCACAGGCTAAGCTGTTCTGGAACAGCATGACAGAAATTGAAAAGCAGCACATGACTGCAGCCTTCCGCTTTGAGCTTGGAAAAGTGAAGAGCAAAGATGTTCAGCAGCAGGTTGTAGACATGATCAGTGCCATAGATAGGAGGCTTGCAGAAGAAGTCGCAGCCGGCATTGGGGCTGCCGTCAATAAGGATACTTCAGAGTCAGGTGTAACGAACTCATCCCCTGCACTCAGTCAGGAAAAAACAATAAAAGTTCCGGATACACGCAAAGTAGCTGTTCTAGTTGAGGACGGATACAATGCTTCTCAACTAAATCCATTCTTAAGTGCTTTGGAAGCAGCAGGTATGACGCCAGAAGTGGTCAGTCACACCCTGAGCCCGCTTAAAAGTGATGACGGTCACGAGCTTGAAGTGGATCATACTTTCCTAACCAGTGATTCCGTTTTATTTGACTCCATTTACGTTGCAGGAGGTGCTAAAAGCAGGGACCTCTTATTGCAGAAAAAAGAAGCGATTGCATTCTTGAAAGAAGGCTTCAGCCATTTCAAAGCGATTGGGGCAGCATATGAAGCTGCCGAGATTCTAGAGGCAGCAGGAATTGGCAATGGTTCAGGCGTAGTAGTAGCTGAAGATGCAGAAAAAGCTGCGACTTTCTCTGATGCATTTATTGCAGCTGCAGCCGAGCATC
- a CDS encoding LacI family DNA-binding transcriptional regulator has product MSTIEDVARLAGLSRTTVSRVINNHPYVSESKKRVVLEAMEELGYVPNSSARSLRNQKTEIIAVFIPRVLNPFFSQFIESLEIASSERNYQLIVCQTQYSKTKELKYLNLLKTKQVDGVILASLENDWSKIEPYMEYGPIVLCNEFEENAKVPMIRLDQAFGGYIATKHLIDQGHRHIAYCCGGHRSNVAKDRERGFKQALAEAGLPFDEKAAFRDAFNIEDGKRVFHELKELKEKPTAVFTGADEVAAGIISEAKKNGWNVPEELAVVGFDNQAITELLDPMITTVQQPVGEMAKKAMDVMIDKINRKIYHSHEIYQFPLKLIVRDSTVIKNLAKV; this is encoded by the coding sequence GTGTCTACAATTGAGGATGTTGCCAGACTTGCAGGACTGTCAAGGACCACGGTATCACGAGTCATCAACAACCATCCGTATGTATCTGAATCTAAAAAAAGGGTTGTATTAGAAGCGATGGAAGAGCTTGGTTATGTGCCTAATTCTTCTGCCAGAAGTCTTCGCAATCAAAAAACTGAAATTATAGCTGTGTTTATTCCAAGAGTTCTTAATCCTTTTTTCAGCCAGTTCATTGAGTCATTGGAGATTGCTTCGTCTGAAAGAAACTATCAGCTGATTGTCTGCCAGACACAATATTCCAAAACTAAAGAACTTAAATATTTAAACCTGCTTAAAACAAAACAGGTTGATGGCGTCATCCTTGCATCCCTTGAAAATGACTGGAGTAAAATCGAACCGTATATGGAGTACGGCCCAATCGTATTATGCAATGAGTTTGAAGAGAATGCAAAAGTCCCTATGATCCGATTAGATCAGGCATTTGGAGGCTACATAGCGACAAAGCACTTGATTGATCAGGGACACAGACATATTGCTTATTGCTGCGGAGGCCACAGAAGCAATGTTGCAAAAGATCGGGAAAGAGGATTTAAACAAGCCTTAGCAGAAGCAGGACTGCCTTTTGACGAAAAAGCAGCGTTCAGGGACGCCTTTAATATTGAAGACGGGAAGAGGGTTTTCCATGAATTAAAAGAGCTGAAGGAGAAGCCTACAGCTGTTTTTACTGGTGCTGATGAAGTAGCAGCAGGAATCATTTCTGAAGCAAAGAAGAATGGATGGAACGTTCCGGAGGAGCTTGCCGTCGTAGGCTTTGATAACCAGGCGATTACTGAACTGCTTGATCCAATGATTACAACAGTTCAGCAGCCAGTTGGAGAAATGGCTAAAAAAGCAATGGATGTGATGATTGATAAAATCAACAGGAAAATCTATCATTCTCATGAAATTTATCAGTTTCCTCTGAAGCTTATCGTCAGGGATTCGACAGTGATCAAAAACTTGGCGAAAGTTTAG
- a CDS encoding YhgE/Pip domain-containing protein, which yields MSLIAKEWKALVSNKKVLIPVLAVLFIPLMYAGMFLWAFWDPYEQLDQLPVAVVNEDTGADYEGTDLKIGSELVDNLRDNPKFKWDFVSKDEAVRGLENEQYYMMIEIPEDFSKNATTLMDENPQSLELKYVPNEGFNFLSGQIGGTAVAQIKEEVSNTITKTYAESIFENIDKLADGIGQASDGASEINNGVGELKDGSGKLKENLQLLAEKSISFKDGLNSASAGSKELTNGIKSLDSGLGQLQDGGKQLQGGSAEAEAGTVKLNEGLGTSLAGMKKLQESAPQLTDGSAKLSAGAGELSGGLNQLADGGKALSAGAGDLSTGLNELSSGNQAAHAGAAELSAGLSSLNDQLAVMLPQIEKLPLPEAEKQKLIEAAKGVNQLSEGSKQLESSLGQLSAGAQKAEAGASTLSEKSMALSKGASDLSTGAAALSEKSGQLAAGQKQVETAIDKLVAGQEALYDGSGKLLTGQQKLTNGLETYNQKFAEAKAGSAKLAAGSGELNSGISKLADGSSALQDGTNQLADGAGKVDEGVGKLSEGTGELSSKLGEAAEETKDTGTSDKTYDMISDPVKVKDEKVNAVPNYGTGFAPYFLSLGLFVGALLLSIVFPLRQAAGEPKSAIGWFMSKFGILAVIGVIQALLADAVLLYGLNIEVQSVPYFILFSIITSLTFITLVQFLVTTLGDPGRFAAIIILILQLTTSAGTFPLELIPNALQIFNAWLPMTYSVSGFKAVISSGDFAFMWQQAGILAVFIGAMMIGTIVYFFFALRKNKSEELEEAAS from the coding sequence ATGAGCTTAATAGCGAAAGAATGGAAAGCCTTAGTTTCCAACAAAAAAGTTTTAATTCCTGTACTTGCTGTTTTATTTATTCCGCTGATGTACGCCGGAATGTTCCTTTGGGCTTTTTGGGATCCATATGAACAATTAGATCAGCTGCCGGTTGCAGTGGTAAATGAAGACACTGGGGCAGACTACGAAGGAACTGATTTGAAGATTGGGTCAGAGCTGGTTGATAATTTGAGGGACAATCCAAAGTTCAAATGGGATTTTGTCTCAAAGGATGAAGCAGTAAGAGGCCTTGAAAATGAACAATATTATATGATGATTGAAATTCCTGAGGACTTTTCTAAGAACGCAACAACTCTAATGGATGAAAACCCTCAGTCACTTGAATTAAAATACGTACCGAATGAAGGCTTTAACTTTTTATCAGGGCAGATTGGCGGAACAGCTGTTGCTCAAATAAAAGAAGAAGTCTCAAATACGATTACGAAAACCTATGCAGAGAGTATTTTTGAAAACATCGACAAGCTTGCAGATGGTATTGGTCAGGCTAGTGACGGTGCGAGCGAGATTAATAACGGTGTAGGCGAATTGAAAGACGGATCAGGCAAACTGAAGGAAAACCTTCAACTTTTGGCTGAGAAATCAATCAGCTTTAAAGATGGGCTGAATAGTGCATCAGCTGGATCAAAGGAATTGACAAATGGCATTAAAAGCTTGGACAGCGGACTTGGTCAGCTTCAGGACGGCGGAAAGCAGCTTCAGGGCGGCTCTGCTGAAGCTGAAGCAGGAACCGTTAAGCTGAACGAAGGATTAGGTACATCTCTCGCAGGCATGAAAAAGCTGCAGGAATCAGCTCCACAGTTAACAGACGGTTCAGCGAAGCTTAGCGCAGGTGCGGGAGAACTGTCTGGCGGTTTAAATCAGCTGGCTGACGGAGGCAAAGCATTATCAGCCGGTGCAGGAGATCTCTCAACCGGTTTAAATGAACTTTCGAGCGGAAATCAGGCTGCACATGCAGGAGCTGCTGAATTATCAGCCGGGTTATCTAGTTTGAATGATCAGTTAGCCGTTATGCTTCCTCAAATTGAAAAGCTTCCTTTGCCTGAAGCTGAAAAACAAAAATTAATTGAGGCAGCAAAGGGTGTAAATCAATTATCAGAAGGAAGCAAGCAGCTTGAGAGCAGTCTTGGACAGCTTTCAGCAGGAGCTCAAAAGGCTGAAGCAGGCGCATCAACACTTTCCGAAAAATCTATGGCTCTTTCAAAAGGTGCTTCTGATTTGAGCACCGGCGCCGCTGCCCTTTCAGAAAAATCCGGGCAGCTTGCAGCAGGGCAAAAACAGGTTGAAACTGCAATAGATAAGCTTGTTGCAGGTCAAGAAGCTTTATACGATGGTTCAGGCAAGCTTTTAACCGGCCAGCAAAAGCTTACAAACGGATTAGAAACATATAATCAGAAATTCGCCGAAGCAAAAGCAGGATCTGCCAAGCTTGCAGCAGGCAGCGGTGAACTCAACTCAGGAATTTCGAAACTTGCAGATGGATCATCCGCCCTTCAAGACGGTACGAATCAGCTTGCAGACGGTGCCGGCAAAGTAGATGAAGGTGTTGGCAAACTGTCAGAAGGAACAGGTGAGCTATCATCTAAACTTGGAGAAGCTGCAGAAGAGACAAAAGACACTGGCACTTCAGATAAGACGTACGACATGATTTCCGATCCTGTAAAAGTGAAAGATGAAAAAGTAAATGCGGTTCCTAACTATGGAACAGGCTTCGCACCTTACTTTTTGTCACTTGGTTTATTTGTTGGGGCATTGCTGCTTTCAATTGTATTCCCATTGAGACAGGCGGCTGGCGAACCTAAAAGTGCTATCGGCTGGTTTATGAGCAAGTTCGGCATTCTCGCAGTCATTGGCGTGATTCAGGCATTGCTTGCAGATGCGGTCTTATTATATGGATTAAACATTGAAGTACAAAGTGTTCCATATTTTATCCTGTTCAGTATTATTACGAGTCTGACATTTATTACACTTGTACAATTCTTAGTTACAACATTAGGTGATCCGGGAAGATTTGCTGCGATCATCATTCTGATTTTACAGCTTACAACAAGCGCAGGAACATTCCCGCTTGAACTGATTCCAAATGCGCTGCAGATTTTTAACGCATGGCTGCCGATGACCTACTCAGTCTCAGGCTTCAAAGCAGTCATCTCATCTGGTGACTTCGCCTTCATGTGGCAGCAGGCAGGAATCTTGGCTGTCTTTATCGGTGCTATGATGATAGGTACTATTGTTTATTTCTTCTTTGCTTTAAGAAAGAATAAAAGTGAAGAATTAGAAGAGGCCGCTTCCTAA
- a CDS encoding TetR/AcrR family transcriptional regulator codes for MSIDRKHLIVEAAKRSFTQFGYKATTMDSVAKLANVGKGTIYTFFKNKEELFDEIVTTLLAEMKIEAEKAMDDDLPFFENVHRALYSLLEFRKKHQFTIKIFQESTDVGTPAVQEVVQRLEKMILLFIATKIEAAIAKGELRECNPEVTAFVMVKLYISLIFDWEKNHEPLEKAEIADLFQLYLLKGLSK; via the coding sequence TTGAGCATTGATCGAAAACATTTGATTGTGGAGGCTGCAAAGAGGTCGTTTACACAATTTGGTTATAAGGCTACAACAATGGACTCTGTCGCAAAGCTTGCCAACGTGGGCAAAGGGACCATCTACACTTTTTTCAAAAACAAGGAAGAACTTTTTGATGAAATTGTTACTACGCTTCTTGCTGAAATGAAAATAGAAGCAGAAAAAGCAATGGATGATGATCTGCCTTTTTTCGAAAATGTACATCGTGCTCTTTACAGCCTGCTTGAATTTCGGAAAAAACATCAATTCACGATCAAGATCTTTCAAGAAAGTACAGATGTTGGTACTCCTGCCGTCCAGGAGGTTGTGCAGCGCCTTGAGAAAATGATTCTGCTATTTATTGCAACAAAGATAGAAGCTGCAATTGCAAAAGGCGAGCTCCGGGAATGCAATCCTGAAGTAACGGCATTCGTCATGGTAAAGCTTTACATTTCCCTTATATTCGATTGGGAAAAAAATCACGAACCGCTCGAAAAAGCGGAAATAGCAGATCTTTTTCAGCTTTACTTATTAAAGGGATTGTCAAAATAG
- the hemH gene encoding ferrochelatase, translating to MTKKTMGLLVMAYGTPYKEEDIERYYTHIRHGRPPAPEMLQDLKDRYEAIGGISPLAKITLDQAKSLEEHLNAVQDEVQFKMYLGLKHIEPFVEDAVKQMKEDGIEEAVSIVLAPHFSTFSIKSYNGRAKQEAENLGGLEITSVESWYKEPKFIDYWTKKVKETYTSMTSKEREKAVLIVSAHSLPEKIIAAGDPYPNQLKETADLIAEAAGIENYEVGWQSAGNTPEPWLGPDVQDLTRDLYEQKGYRTFVYIPVGFVADHLEVLFDNDYECKVVADELGAKYYRPEMPNAKDEFIDCLATVVLKELSMKK from the coding sequence ATGACAAAGAAAACAATGGGTCTGCTCGTTATGGCATACGGAACACCATATAAAGAGGAAGACATTGAACGCTATTACACACATATTAGACACGGCCGTCCGCCTGCTCCTGAAATGCTGCAGGATTTAAAGGACCGCTACGAGGCAATTGGCGGCATTTCTCCTCTTGCTAAAATTACATTGGATCAAGCCAAGTCCCTTGAAGAACATTTAAATGCTGTTCAGGATGAAGTGCAATTTAAAATGTACCTGGGACTTAAACATATTGAGCCTTTCGTTGAAGATGCTGTGAAGCAAATGAAAGAAGATGGCATTGAAGAAGCCGTCAGCATCGTGCTTGCGCCTCATTTCTCAACTTTCAGCATCAAATCATATAATGGGCGGGCAAAGCAGGAAGCAGAAAATCTGGGCGGACTAGAGATTACATCTGTTGAGAGCTGGTATAAAGAGCCTAAATTTATCGATTACTGGACGAAAAAAGTAAAAGAAACATATACATCAATGACCTCAAAAGAACGAGAAAAAGCTGTTTTAATTGTATCTGCACACAGCCTGCCTGAAAAGATTATTGCAGCCGGAGATCCATATCCTAATCAGCTTAAGGAAACAGCTGATCTGATTGCAGAAGCTGCAGGCATTGAAAACTATGAAGTCGGCTGGCAAAGTGCGGGAAATACACCTGAACCTTGGCTTGGACCAGATGTACAGGACTTAACAAGAGATCTATATGAACAAAAAGGATACCGCACGTTTGTCTATATACCAGTAGGTTTCGTTGCAGATCATCTAGAGGTTTTATTTGATAATGATTATGAATGTAAAGTTGTTGCAGACGAACTTGGCGCCAAGTATTACAGACCGGAAATGCCAAATGCCAAAGACGAATTCATCGACTGTCTGGCAACGGTTGTTTTAAAAGAACTATCTATGAAAAAGTAA
- the hemE gene encoding uroporphyrinogen decarboxylase has protein sequence MTDTKQFNDTFLRACRGEKTDHVPVWYMRQAGRSQPEYRAIKEKYSLFEITHQPELCAYVTRLPVEQYGVDAAILYKDIMTPLPSIGVDVEIKSGIGPVIDNPIRSLSDVEKLGEIDPESDIPYVLDTIKLLTTEQLNVPLIGFAGAPFTMASYMIEGGPSKSYNKTKAFMYAEPKAWFALMDKLADMTIIYLKAQIKAGAKAIQIFDSWVGALNESDYRYFIKPVMERIFTSMKEENVPMIMFGVGASHLAHEWHDLPLDVVGLDWRLQVDQARSIGLTKTLMGNLDPAILLAPWEVIEERAKNILDQGMKQDGYIFNLGHGVFPSVSPDVLRRLTGFIHDYTKTAKRAESI, from the coding sequence ATGACGGATACAAAGCAGTTTAATGATACATTCCTTAGGGCGTGCAGAGGTGAAAAAACAGATCATGTTCCTGTATGGTATATGAGGCAGGCAGGAAGATCGCAGCCTGAGTACCGTGCTATTAAAGAAAAATACAGTCTGTTTGAGATTACACATCAGCCCGAGCTTTGTGCATATGTCACGAGATTGCCGGTGGAGCAGTATGGTGTAGATGCGGCTATTTTATATAAGGATATCATGACACCGCTTCCATCGATTGGGGTAGATGTAGAAATCAAGTCAGGGATTGGTCCTGTAATAGATAATCCAATTAGATCACTGTCAGACGTTGAAAAGCTTGGCGAAATCGACCCTGAAAGCGACATTCCATATGTACTGGATACGATTAAATTGCTGACAACAGAGCAATTAAATGTTCCATTAATCGGGTTTGCGGGAGCTCCATTTACAATGGCAAGCTACATGATTGAAGGCGGACCGTCTAAAAGCTACAACAAAACAAAAGCATTTATGTACGCAGAGCCGAAAGCTTGGTTTGCGCTTATGGATAAGCTTGCAGACATGACCATCATTTACTTGAAGGCTCAAATTAAAGCAGGGGCAAAGGCGATTCAAATTTTTGATTCATGGGTCGGAGCATTAAATGAATCGGATTATCGTTACTTTATTAAACCTGTAATGGAACGCATTTTCACTTCAATGAAGGAGGAAAATGTTCCGATGATTATGTTTGGTGTGGGAGCAAGTCATCTTGCACATGAATGGCACGACCTGCCGCTTGATGTAGTCGGTCTTGATTGGAGACTGCAAGTAGATCAGGCCCGCTCTATTGGACTGACAAAAACGTTAATGGGAAATCTGGATCCTGCAATCCTTCTTGCGCCTTGGGAAGTGATTGAAGAACGTGCTAAAAACATTCTTGATCAGGGAATGAAGCAGGACGGTTATATTTTTAACCTTGGACATGGTGTTTTCCCTTCTGTCAGTCCGGATGTTCTCAGAAGATTAACAGGTTTTATTCATGATTATACAAAAACTGCCAAGCGCGCGGAGAGCATCTGA
- a CDS encoding transglycosylase domain-containing protein — MRKKIILSATVALSTAIISFAVYLLILVIGDYSIDEKKLVMDSTTTLVDLKGSEVAELYLQNREPVTIKEIPAHVRNAFIAVEDKRFYEHNGIDMKAITRALYKDLIAGQKVEGGSTITQQLAKNTFLSNEKSLLRKTKEAAIAMSLENKYSKNKLLEMYLNQVYFGHGAYGIQSAALYYFNKDAKDLTVEEGAMLAGLPKAPSNYSPILHPEKSKERRDTILSLMGDQNYLTPEEVVRSQGKTLGLNISEESETPWLITYIDMVMDEAKERYALSNEELMRGGYTVTVPINTEMQETAYELFKKEEYFPGTDQHAEGAFVLLDNKSGGVLAAIGGRNYTQKGFNRVNTKRQPGSTFKPLAVYAPAMEEDEFGPYSLLEDKPASYNGYQPKNNDQQYDEEVTMYDAIAASKNAPAVWALNEIGISKSKKYLEKSGLSIEDNGLSIALGGLKDGVSPLQLANAYRSFAEYGVYSEPFVIQKIEDRESKRIGEVKLEKKRIFSSQTAWNMTRMLQEVVDDGTGQTGSYEGELAGKTGTTSYVDKKGAVKDAWFVGYTPKVSGALWMGYDKTNREQHLTHGSSYPTRLFKEILMNTSKDQDVAFSLPKDAEDLEEPIRLKNLGAVDAKYTFKPLGLFTVTLNWEAQEDDRVVYRIYETIGNEDKLVGYVKGKDSYEIPYSNLFSEASYKVVPYNEQTEQEGKGSKPVKPKLFTSAP, encoded by the coding sequence ATGCGGAAAAAAATCATCCTTTCAGCAACTGTTGCGCTTTCAACAGCTATTATTTCTTTTGCAGTCTACCTGCTTATTTTAGTGATCGGCGATTATTCAATTGATGAGAAAAAGCTAGTTATGGATTCGACAACTACTTTAGTGGATTTAAAAGGCAGCGAGGTCGCAGAGCTGTATTTGCAGAACCGCGAGCCTGTCACGATAAAAGAGATTCCGGCACATGTACGCAATGCATTTATTGCTGTAGAAGATAAACGGTTTTATGAACATAATGGAATTGATATGAAGGCTATAACGAGAGCTTTGTATAAAGATTTGATTGCAGGCCAGAAAGTAGAGGGCGGAAGCACAATTACTCAGCAGCTTGCAAAAAATACGTTTCTCTCTAATGAGAAGTCTCTTTTAAGAAAAACAAAAGAAGCTGCCATCGCCATGAGTCTTGAAAATAAATACAGTAAGAATAAACTGCTTGAAATGTATTTAAATCAGGTGTATTTCGGTCATGGTGCATACGGCATTCAAAGCGCTGCACTTTATTATTTCAATAAGGATGCAAAGGATCTGACGGTCGAAGAAGGAGCAATGCTTGCGGGTCTCCCAAAAGCACCTTCGAATTATTCCCCGATTCTTCATCCTGAAAAAAGCAAAGAGCGCCGTGATACGATTTTAAGTTTGATGGGCGATCAGAATTATCTGACACCTGAAGAAGTCGTCCGCTCACAAGGGAAGACGCTGGGTTTAAACATCTCGGAAGAATCCGAAACGCCGTGGCTTATAACATACATTGATATGGTCATGGACGAAGCAAAAGAAAGATATGCTTTATCTAATGAAGAGTTAATGCGGGGAGGCTATACGGTCACGGTTCCTATAAATACGGAAATGCAGGAAACAGCCTACGAGCTGTTCAAAAAAGAAGAATATTTTCCGGGAACAGATCAGCATGCAGAAGGAGCATTTGTCCTTCTTGATAATAAATCCGGAGGGGTTCTGGCTGCGATCGGAGGCAGAAATTATACACAAAAAGGGTTTAATCGCGTCAATACTAAAAGACAGCCGGGTTCAACTTTTAAGCCGCTTGCCGTATATGCCCCGGCAATGGAGGAAGACGAATTCGGCCCATATTCTCTTCTTGAGGACAAACCGGCTTCATATAACGGGTATCAGCCAAAAAATAATGATCAGCAATATGATGAAGAAGTAACCATGTATGACGCCATTGCTGCTTCTAAAAATGCTCCAGCTGTATGGGCATTAAATGAAATCGGCATTTCAAAAAGCAAGAAGTACCTCGAGAAGTCGGGTCTTTCAATAGAGGATAACGGTCTTTCGATTGCCCTCGGCGGATTAAAGGACGGGGTTTCACCCCTGCAGCTTGCAAATGCCTACAGATCTTTTGCTGAGTATGGAGTTTATAGTGAGCCGTTTGTTATCCAAAAGATAGAGGACCGTGAGTCAAAAAGAATTGGTGAAGTGAAACTAGAGAAAAAGCGTATCTTTTCTTCCCAGACTGCATGGAATATGACGAGGATGCTTCAAGAGGTTGTTGACGACGGAACAGGACAGACAGGTTCGTACGAAGGTGAGCTTGCCGGAAAAACAGGAACAACCTCTTATGTCGATAAAAAAGGCGCTGTGAAAGATGCATGGTTTGTAGGCTACACCCCGAAAGTCTCAGGTGCTCTCTGGATGGGCTACGATAAGACAAATCGGGAGCAGCATTTAACACATGGCAGTTCCTATCCAACGAGACTTTTTAAAGAAATCTTGATGAATACTTCGAAAGATCAGGATGTTGCGTTCAGCCTTCCAAAAGATGCAGAGGATTTGGAAGAACCAATCAGACTGAAAAACCTGGGTGCGGTTGACGCAAAATATACTTTCAAGCCGCTTGGTTTATTCACCGTCACACTGAACTGGGAAGCTCAGGAGGATGACCGTGTCGTCTACAGGATTTATGAAACAATAGGAAATGAGGACAAGCTTGTTGGTTATGTTAAAGGAAAAGATTCATATGAAATCCCTTATTCTAACCTTTTCTCAGAGGCTTCCTATAAAGTTGTTCCTTATAATGAGCAAACTGAACAAGAAGGCAAAGGCTCAAAACCTGTAAAACCAAAACTATTTACATCAGCTCCTTAA
- a CDS encoding antibiotic biosynthesis monooxygenase, giving the protein MNFYVTFGTADYLAKTASGHQNEKMLLMQNEDKGILLHESDAPSLFKEPKKYEVLDGAGDFQKGSYAVLNNIPVSDEGKPLFEQRFKERARMIEGEPGFVAIRVLRPVKDDTYVILTLWEDESSFKNWQQSKSFEQAHKKRGTSEGVDQKTIFPRPSYVTVYHAVSE; this is encoded by the coding sequence ATGAATTTTTATGTCACATTTGGAACTGCAGACTATTTAGCTAAAACGGCATCTGGACATCAAAATGAAAAAATGCTTCTTATGCAAAATGAGGATAAAGGGATTCTATTACATGAAAGCGATGCCCCTTCCCTTTTTAAGGAGCCTAAAAAATACGAGGTTCTTGATGGCGCGGGTGACTTCCAAAAAGGAAGCTATGCTGTGCTGAACAATATCCCTGTATCTGATGAAGGAAAGCCTCTCTTTGAACAGCGCTTCAAAGAACGGGCCAGAATGATTGAAGGCGAGCCGGGATTCGTCGCGATTCGCGTCCTTAGACCTGTAAAAGATGATACATATGTCATTCTTACTCTATGGGAAGATGAATCCTCATTCAAAAACTGGCAGCAATCAAAATCCTTTGAACAGGCTCATAAAAAAAGAGGGACAAGCGAAGGTGTGGACCAAAAAACGATTTTCCCAAGACCTTCTTACGTTACAGTCTACCATGCTGTATCTGAATAA